Part of the Sphaerochaeta associata genome is shown below.
CATCTACGACAGAGTTATACTTGTAGGCGTGTTCATATACTTGTTGGACGAGAGTGTCACACAGCGAAATCAGGTACTCTGTGTGGGTTCCCATTGCACAGCTGCTGAGCATCCAGCTTGCTTCAATCTCATGGCCGAACGAGCGGTAATCACTCGCTTTGTTCAGTGAGCCGTCAAAGTAGATGGTCAGTGCTTTGCGCTCCTTATCATAGACTTGGGTCGCAAACAACGAGCAGAGCATATGGATTTTCTGCAGCAGCTTCGCATCGGGACTCGCCTGATGAAGCGTGTGATAGGCTTCCAGAAGATGCAGCATCGTATTCATAGTTTTTTCTCCTCCGAAGTTACCTTTGGAGAAGCGGGTGTCGTCATTGGGATTTGCCTTGAAATCTTGTGAAAGGACCTCTTTGTATCCGATTTCATCGGCGAAATGCAACTCTACCAACTCTTGCAACTCTTGTGCCTTTTGCAGCGCTTCAAGCTTTCCCGTCAGCCGATAATAGGAAGTGAGCGCAAGAATTCCATAGGCAAAGCTGAAACTGCTTTTCACTGGATCTTCAATTTCTCCGTTATACGTCAGGGACCAGTAGAGCCCTCCGTACTCAGAGTCGAAGCAATGGTGCATCAGAAATTGATAGGCGTGATCGGCTGAGCGGCGGCAATCTTCGCGGTTAAGCAACATTGCCGCCTCACTGAAGAAGTACAAGATCCGGCTTGTTTGCACACTGCCCTTGGAAGCCTTCTTGTACCATGTAAGATCGAACCCGACCTTGCCGTAGTATCCTCCATACTCTTCATCCTTCAGACTCACCCAGAATGGGATTATTGTCTTTTCAAGATGCTCCTTGGCTTGATGTGCTAGTAAATTCATCATTCTTTAACCGCTCCTCGAGCAATGCCGTTGTAGATATAGCGTTGTAAAAATAAAAAAGCAATCAAGATTGGGATGATGGTAATCATTACCCCGGCACAGATATAATTATACTGGTTTCCATACTCTCCCGTAAATGTATATAAAGAGGTCGAAATCGTGACATATCGCGTTTTCGACTGCAAGTACAGATTGGCAAGATAGTACTCTTTATAGACTGAGACACCCTTGAGGATAAGGACCGTAACTGTAGCCGGTTTAACCAAAGGAAAGAGAATCCGGAAGAATATTGTAAAGTAGGATGCCCCATCAATGTATGCAGCTTCATCAAGGGAACGGGGAATGCTCTCAAAGAATTGCAGGAATATGTAAATGGCAATAATGTCGGTACCGGTATAGAGGATGACAATGCCCGGGATCGAGTTGACCAAACCCAGTGCGGTCATGATCTGATAAGTACTTACCTGCATCGTTACCCCGGGAATGAGATTGGCTACTAAAAAGGCTGCTTTGACCAAATTTCTTCCCTTGAAGGAGAAGCGATTGATAATGTAGGCGACCATGGTCCCAGTGATTACCGAACCGATGAGGGTAAAAAAGAGGATGAGCGAGGTATTCCAAAATGCAAGAGGCATTTTGGCCTTGGTCCAAGCGGTGGCATAGTTTTGCAGGTAAAGCCAACTCTTAGGTAAGTCGAGTGCTCCTGAGAGTCCGAACTCCTTTACATCCTTGAATGAAGCCAACAGGACCGTTACCAAAGGCAGCAAGGAGACAAAAGCCCCAAGAGCAAGTGTTGCATAGGTTGCCAGACGCAGGATACTCATTGGTTTTGATCTCATATCCTCCCCCCTGCTTTTTCACCGAACAAGAGGTTGTACAGTACTTTCTGTAGAACGGTTCCGACAAGAATGATGAATAGGAGAACAATGGCCATGGCTGAGGCAAGACCGACCTTACCGGCCTCATGGGCAAGTTGATGCATCAAGACTACAAAGGTGGCTGTCCCATTCATCCCATTGGTGATGACATACGGGCCTTCGAACGCGCTGAAGGAGCCTTTGACCATCAACATGATGTTCAGCGTGACAATAGGTTTGAGCATGGGAAAAATGATGTAGCGAAACTGCTGGACTTTTGTTGCCCCGTCGATTTCGGCGGCCTCATAGAATTCCGGACTAATGGATTGGATCGCTCCTATGAATAGAACCATGCTCTGACCCATATAGCGCCAGATGGAGGTCGCGGCGATGCTGTAGTTGTTGATCGAGCGTTCTTTCAGCCAGTAGGGTAGCTCGGCTTTATCGAAACCGATGATGCTCAGTACAGAGTCGAGCACGAGGCCACGTGTGTAGAAATATCGGAAAATGAAGCCCATAGCGATACCACAGACAAGGTAGGGGAAAAATAGGGTGGCTTTAAAGAAATTCCCCATTCGTACCTTGAAGCTGAGGATGGTGGCAAAGTAGAGAGCCAGAGTAAGCTGTATAACGCCGGCTCCCATATAATAAAAACTGTTTACCAACGCAGCCTTGGTATCGGTGCGGGAGAAAACATCTTGGTAGTTCTTCAGACCGATAAAGGTTCTAGGACCGAGGTATTTCATTTTGAAGAAACTGAATTCAATCATTTTGACAAACGGAAGGTAGGTAAAGGTGACCAGCAATGCCATAGGAACCAAGGTGAAGGTGATTATTACCAACCATTTCTGTACTTCTCGCTGTTGGAAAAAGTATTGCAGTGCAGGTTTCTGCTGTCGTTCCATGAAAATCCGCCTTTAGGAGAAGGTGTAGAGCGCCCTCCTGCATTGCTGCAGGAGAGCAAGATTCACTATTGTTAGATGCAGGAGGTAAACTGCACGCTAATACCGATTCTTTGTTGCGTAGTCCTTTCCAATGATGGAGATTTGAGCGGCAGTCCATCGCTTGTTCCAATCCTCCATAATAGAGTCAAAGCTCTCCTTGGTCTGTCCCATCGCAGCTTCGACGATACGAGCCTTCTGGGGATACTTACCCAGATACAACTCTGATTCTGCATTCAACTCATCAAATAGGCCGATGTCCTGGGGATGGGGAGGATTGTCGAGTACCAAGGTGACTCCAGCATCCTGCAAGGCCTTGAGTGTCTGCGGATATGCTTCACCCTTCATGATGGGAATACCCCCGTAGGTGAAGGAATAGCCGGATTTTTCGGTAAGGAACAGAATATAGTCACGGGCGACCTGATACCGGTCGGCAGAGATGTTCTTGTTGATTGCATATGCATAGTCAGCTGCAATGGTTGCGTACTGCTTGCCATTGTTGTTCCAAGGGAAGGCTGCGAAGACGATATCCGAGGGATCCTCCGCTGCTTTCTGGGTATCGACGGTTGCCCATGAACCGATGACTGTTGCAGCAACTTTGCCTTGAGCCAACAGGTTCTTGCAGGTATCCCAGTTTGAGGTTGCAGGATCGTCTTCCACCAAATCCTGAGCAACCACATCGTAGAGCATCTTCATTACAGTATAATAAGGCTTGCCTGGCGAGAACGGGTTCTCCATATACACCAGCTTATTCTTATAGTTTCCATCGGCGGTGAGGCTTCCACGGGCATTCCACTCCCAGTCGGCGAGCCGCGAACCGGCACCATAGTTGCAGTACAGAGGTATGGCAGCGGTATTAGCCTTTACTTTCCTCAGTGCGTCAAAGAAGGCTTCGGGAGACTTGGGAATTTCAGTGACACCGGCCTGCTGGAGCACTTTCTTATTATACAGTACACCGTAGGCGGTTCCTGTCGAAGAGATGCCGTATACATCGCCTTCGATTGAGAATGCTGAGGCAAACTCATATTTTTTTTCGAATTCTTCAACCTTCCCCAGTGGTGCAAACAACTCGGGAAGCTGGGTTTCACTGATGAACATATGGGGAATCATGCACATATCTCCCCAGTTGTTGCTGGTCCACCTGATTTCAATGTTTTTCTTGTAGTCTCCAATAGGTTCATAGATGACTTGCACGTTTGGATAGATTTTGTTGAATTCCACCTGATATTTGGCAAATTCCTCTTCCAAGCCCTGCTTGTGGGTGAGAAACGTAAGCTTCATCGAAACATTCTTGTCCACTGGTTGCTCGATTACCGAGTCTTGGGCTGGTGTCTGAGCGGTGGTTGCTTCTGATTTTCCTGAGGCAAACAGGACTGCCGGGATTAATGCACAGAGACAGAACAATACCACGAGAACCTTCTTTTTCATACATAACTCCTTTTTATTAAGTTTACGATAACTTAATATTAGGTTATGAACAGAAAATTCATGATGTCAACCTTATGGTGAGAAAATTAACCAACCTCTTTAAACGAAGAAAAGGCGGAGAGTTTCTCCGCCCTGTACCCTGCTGAAATCACTTATCCGAACCTGCTCAAGGAATCCCACTCCGCCGGGGTGATCCGCGCCGAGGATTTGCGTACTGCAAGCGATCCGCAAATGGTCTTTCTCCCAAAGTGGGATTCTGGATTCTCTATTTTGTTTATGATGCTCTCGGCTGCACTCAATGCCATAAGCGGAATATCGACGGAAAACGTCGTAAGTGGGGGATTGGAAAGAGTTGTATACAGATCTTCGTCGAATCCAACGATGGATATTTGTTCGGGTACCTGCAGGCCTTGCCCTTGGAGGAGCTGCATGAG
Proteins encoded:
- a CDS encoding ABC transporter substrate-binding protein, yielding MKKKVLVVLFCLCALIPAVLFASGKSEATTAQTPAQDSVIEQPVDKNVSMKLTFLTHKQGLEEEFAKYQVEFNKIYPNVQVIYEPIGDYKKNIEIRWTSNNWGDMCMIPHMFISETQLPELFAPLGKVEEFEKKYEFASAFSIEGDVYGISSTGTAYGVLYNKKVLQQAGVTEIPKSPEAFFDALRKVKANTAAIPLYCNYGAGSRLADWEWNARGSLTADGNYKNKLVYMENPFSPGKPYYTVMKMLYDVVAQDLVEDDPATSNWDTCKNLLAQGKVAATVIGSWATVDTQKAAEDPSDIVFAAFPWNNNGKQYATIAADYAYAINKNISADRYQVARDYILFLTEKSGYSFTYGGIPIMKGEAYPQTLKALQDAGVTLVLDNPPHPQDIGLFDELNAESELYLGKYPQKARIVEAAMGQTKESFDSIMEDWNKRWTAAQISIIGKDYATKNRY
- a CDS encoding AGE family epimerase/isomerase, whose translation is MMNLLAHQAKEHLEKTIIPFWVSLKDEEYGGYYGKVGFDLTWYKKASKGSVQTSRILYFFSEAAMLLNREDCRRSADHAYQFLMHHCFDSEYGGLYWSLTYNGEIEDPVKSSFSFAYGILALTSYYRLTGKLEALQKAQELQELVELHFADEIGYKEVLSQDFKANPNDDTRFSKGNFGGEKTMNTMLHLLEAYHTLHQASPDAKLLQKIHMLCSLFATQVYDKERKALTIYFDGSLNKASDYRSFGHEIEASWMLSSCAMGTHTEYLISLCDTLVQQVYEHAYKYNSVVDETHNEKVQARRVHWVQAEAVLGFISAYERHPDKKEYLEAANGIWTFIQMHLVDQRSQSEWLYQVDEKGTVTEPHALVWSWKGPYNNGRMCMELIKRYTQNI
- a CDS encoding carbohydrate ABC transporter permease, giving the protein MRSKPMSILRLATYATLALGAFVSLLPLVTVLLASFKDVKEFGLSGALDLPKSWLYLQNYATAWTKAKMPLAFWNTSLILFFTLIGSVITGTMVAYIINRFSFKGRNLVKAAFLVANLIPGVTMQVSTYQIMTALGLVNSIPGIVILYTGTDIIAIYIFLQFFESIPRSLDEAAYIDGASYFTIFFRILFPLVKPATVTVLILKGVSVYKEYYLANLYLQSKTRYVTISTSLYTFTGEYGNQYNYICAGVMITIIPILIAFLFLQRYIYNGIARGAVKE
- a CDS encoding carbohydrate ABC transporter permease, whose protein sequence is MERQQKPALQYFFQQREVQKWLVIITFTLVPMALLVTFTYLPFVKMIEFSFFKMKYLGPRTFIGLKNYQDVFSRTDTKAALVNSFYYMGAGVIQLTLALYFATILSFKVRMGNFFKATLFFPYLVCGIAMGFIFRYFYTRGLVLDSVLSIIGFDKAELPYWLKERSINNYSIAATSIWRYMGQSMVLFIGAIQSISPEFYEAAEIDGATKVQQFRYIIFPMLKPIVTLNIMLMVKGSFSAFEGPYVITNGMNGTATFVVLMHQLAHEAGKVGLASAMAIVLLFIILVGTVLQKVLYNLLFGEKAGGRI